GAGAGCGAACCGGGTGGGGTAGATCGCGCCGTACACGCCACGGTCACCGTCGGTCACCGTGCGGGGCGTGGCATGTTCGATCACCTGACCCAGCTCGAAGTCCTCGAAGAAGTTGCCCGGGTTGGTCTTGGTCATCTCGTCCCTTGCTCGATCGGGTGGAGGTCGGTGTCCTTGCGGCCCATCAACCTACAAACTCGGCCGAGTTTCAACCCAGGGCACCCCGCCGAAGGCCAAGAGCGAGGAAACGCGCGTCCGCCTCACGAGCAGGCCGGGAGCAGATCGGGGCCCAGGCTCAGCGCACTGCGGCGATGACGGCTGCCACCAGCGCGAGCGCGTCGGGGGCACCACCATCCTCGCCCTTCTCGAAGTCGTCGCCACCGGTCGCCATCGAGTTGGTGACGTGGGCGAGACACAGCACGTCGCGGTGCCGGGCGGTGGCGAACGCGTACAGCGCAGCGGCCTCCATCTCGACCGCTGCGATTCCAAGCGCCTCTGCCTCGGCGATTGCCGCCGCGGTCTCGCGGTACGGGGCATCGGTCGTCCAGGTGGAGCCGGTGACCACCCTTTGCACAAGGCCACCAAGGCGTCCGTCCACCAGATCGAGAAGGCGCCCCGGCGCCGCTGACCAGTCGCCAGGAGGAAGGTAGTGAAGGCTGGTGCCCTCGTCTCGCAGCGCCCGGTTGATGATCACAAAGTACGGAGGGTCGCCGAGGGAGGTGATCATGCCGGAGGGGGTGACGCTGAGGAGCAGTTCGCACCCGGACGCGAACAGTTGCTCGGCCAGCAGGACGGCGAAGGACGCACCGACGGCACACCCGATGACCCCCACACGGGTGCCATCAAGGTCGAAGGTCCACAGGGTGGTGTGATAGCAGGCCCACCCAGGGTGTTCCACCGCCAAGTCCAGCCCACACAGATGACGAACGATGTCGCCGTCGGGGTCCAGCAGGCACACCGCCGGAACAGGAACGTCGGCCCGGCCAAGCTGGCGCCGGCCCTCCCGCAGCAGATTGGCCGGTTCAAACACCGACGGCGCGTCGTAGCGCTTGGCGCGAAGCAGCGGGGTAGGTCGATCCGACGCGGAGTGGACCTTCGGCTCAGGAGCGGGGGACGGAACCATCACCTAGCTGTGCGGGCCCTCTCAGCGGGGATTGGTGATCGCACCGGTCTCGGCGCCTTGCACCAACCTGGCAAATTTTGCGAGCACACCCCGGGTGTAGACGGGCTCCGGCGCCGTGTACGCCTGGCGGCGCTTCTCCAGCTCGGCGTCGTCGACCAACAGGTCGAGCTTGAACTCATGCACATCGATCAGGATCCGGTCGCCGTCGGCCACCAGCCCGATCGGGCCGCCGTCGAGCGCCTCGGGCGCCACGTGGCCAATACAGAACCCCCACGTGCCACCGCTGAAGCGGCCATCGGTGATCAGCGCACAGTCGCCACCACGGCCGGCGCCCTTGAGCGCCCCGGTGATCGCCAGCATCTCGCGCATACCCGGCCCCCCCTTCGGCCCCTCGTTGCGGATCACCAGCACGGTGCCCGGCTCGATCGTGCCGTCGAGGATCGCCTTCATGGCTGCCGCCTCGCCGTCGAAGGCACGAGCGGTGCCGTCGAAGCGCATTTGTTCCTTGGTGAGACCGGCAACCTTGACCACCGACCCCTTGGGGGCCAGCGAACCGGTGAGGATGTTGATGCCGCCCTCGGTGTGAATCGGCGCGTCGAAGGGATGCACGACGGTGCCGTCAGGGCCGGGCGGGTCGACCTCGGCCAGGTTCTCGGCCACGGTCTTGCCCGTGATCGTCAGCGCGTCGCCATGGAGATGCCCGGCATCGAGCAACATCTTCATGACCATCGGCACGCCCCCCACCCGGTCGAGGTCGGTCATGTGGAACCTGCCACCAGGCTTCATGTCGGCGAGGTGGGGAACCTGGGCGGCAATGCGGTTGAAGTCGTCCAGATCGAGGTCCACCTCGGCCTCATTGGCGATCGCCAACAGGTGAAGGACCGCGTTGGTTGACCCGCCGAGTGCCGAGGTGAGGGCGATGGCGTTCTCGAAGGCCTTTTTGGTGAGAATCGTGCGGGCGGTGATGCCTGCCTTGAGCTGATTGACCACCGCTTCACCGGCCCGACGAGCATCGTCGTCGCGACGGTCGTCAATGGCGGGCGGTGATGCCGACCCGGGCATCGACATGCCGAGCGCCTCACCGATGGAGCTCATCGTGTTGGCGGTGAACATGCCGCCGCAGGCGCCCTCACCCGGGCAGGCGGTGCGCTCGATCTCGTCGAGTTCCTCGGAGGTGATCGTGCCCAGGGCGCAGGCCCCGACTCCCTCGAACACGCTGGTGATGTCGGTTGCCTCGCCGTTGTGATTGCCGGGCATGGTCGAGCCGTTGTAGATCATGGCGCTGGCCACATCGAGGCGGGCGGCGGCCATCAACATGGCGGGGATCGACTTGTCGCAACCTGCCAGGCCCACGAACCCGTCGAGGCGTTCGGCAAACACGACGGTCTCGACCGAGTCGCAGATCACCTCGCGACTCACCAGCGAGGCACGCATGCCCTCGTGACCCATCGAGATGCCGTCCGAGACGGTGATCGTGCCGAACTCCATCGGGAAGCCACCGGCCTGGCGGACTCCCGTCTTGGCGTGGCCCGCCAACTTGGCCAGCGTCATGTTGCAGGGCGTGATCTCGTTCCACGATGAGGCGATGCCGACCTGGGGCTTCACCCAGTCGTCGTCGCCCATGCCAACCGCCCGCAGCATCGCACGCGACGGCGCCTTCTGAAACCCGTCGGTGACGTCCCGGCTGTGCGGTTTGATGTCAACGTCGGTCTCGTGCGTCTCAGTCATGCAAACGAAAGTACCTCAGGCGGCCGGTCGGCCCACCAGTAGTAACGATTTCGGGGCCGACAGACCGGCAGTGACGTAGGTCGGTGGGCGAGGGCATCCCGACGCGACCCGCTTGGAGGACGGCATGCTCGAATGGCGCCTCGCCGGTCTGCCGGTGCAGGGTGGGCCATGAAGCGCCTGACCGAAGCTCTCGGTGTCCTGCTCGAATGGCCCGCCCGCCGGTGGGCGGTGACGGTCGGGGCCGCCATCGCCTTCGCGTTCACCATCGCCATTCCCACCGCCCTGATCCCCAACCCGATCTTCGGCCGGAAGATACCGCCGACGTGGTGGTCGTGGCCTGCGCTGATTGTCAGCTCGGTGCTGGGCGGGCTGCTCGTCGCCACCTACGTGCGCGACCCGGCGAACGACGACGACGTGACCAACCGCCGAAAGGGCACAGCCGGCGGATTGCTCACCTTCTTCGCCGTCGGGTGCCCGGTGTGCAACAAGGTGGTGCTGATCGTCCTGGGCAGCGCCGGTGCGCTCACCTGGTTTGAGCCGATCCAGCCGGTCCTGCAGGCGGTTGCCATCGCGCTGCTCGCTTGGGCGGTGATCGCCCGACTTGAGGGCGAGCGGTTCTGTCCGCTGCCGTCCCGGGTCGACTCGGGCAACCCTTGGCCCGATGCCCGGTAGTGGACCAGGCTCCTTGGCACTCTCACCTTGTGGTCGATCGGGAGCGTACCAACGGGTCAAACATTTCAGAATGCGTTCTTGTAGAACGCCGTGAACGCACCCAACTTCGTGGTAGAACACGTTCTCGCGCCGGCGGTCGTCCTGCCTGCTGATCCCGCGGTCAACCATTACACCTGAAGGAGCCGGATGGACTTCGACGAGTCGCCGGAGGAGGCACGCCAGGACACGCACGTGCCCTTTCGAGACGTCCCCACATCGGCCGATCGTGGCTGACGACGCCCTCCCACCCGACGGAGATCCCGTGGGCGAGACCCCCGACTACACGCCGGAGCAGCTGGAGCGCCGACGGCGTCTGATCGACGCCGCCTTCGAATTGGGCGCCGCCGGTGGCTACGAGGCGGTGCACATGCGCGACGTGGCCGCCACCGCCAACGTCGCCCTCGCCACCATCTACCGCAACTTCACCTCCAAGGACCACCTGCTGGCTGAGGCGATGTCGGAGTGGACCGGGCGCCTGCGCGACCGCGTGGCACAGCGCCCACCCAGGGGCGACAACCCCACCGATCAGATGATCGACGTGCTCGACCGGGCGTGCGCCACCATGGCCCGCCAACCCAAGCTGTCCAAGGCGCTGGTCCGGGCGATGGCCTCACCCGACGCCGGCGTGCGCAGCAGCGGCGGCGCGGTGCGATCGTCAATCGCCGATGTCGGCGACCCGATCCTGGCCCACCTCGACGCCGACACCCGCGCCGACATCCTGGCCGTACTCGGCCACGTCTGGTACTCGGCGCTCATCACCTGGGCCAACGGCCGGACCGACTTCGACACGGTGGCCGACGAGCTCCACCGTGCCTGCCGGGTGCTCATCTCGCCGTACAACCCCTGAGCCGCCGGCCCCGTCGTGTTGGTCGGTCCGTCGAACGACGCGGCCCCGGTGCTCACCCGCCGGTGCGGTAGTCGCCGAAGGCTGCGTCTCGTTCGGACAGCGCCTTGGTCAGGCCCTCATCTCGCATCTTGTCGATGAACTC
Above is a genomic segment from Candidatus Microthrix parvicella Bio17-1 containing:
- a CDS encoding nucleoside phosphorylase, coding for MVPSPAPEPKVHSASDRPTPLLRAKRYDAPSVFEPANLLREGRRQLGRADVPVPAVCLLDPDGDIVRHLCGLDLAVEHPGWACYHTTLWTFDLDGTRVGVIGCAVGASFAVLLAEQLFASGCELLLSVTPSGMITSLGDPPYFVIINRALRDEGTSLHYLPPGDWSAAPGRLLDLVDGRLGGLVQRVVTGSTWTTDAPYRETAAAIAEAEALGIAAVEMEAAALYAFATARHRDVLCLAHVTNSMATGGDDFEKGEDGGAPDALALVAAVIAAVR
- a CDS encoding TetR/AcrR family transcriptional regulator; protein product: MADDALPPDGDPVGETPDYTPEQLERRRRLIDAAFELGAAGGYEAVHMRDVAATANVALATIYRNFTSKDHLLAEAMSEWTGRLRDRVAQRPPRGDNPTDQMIDVLDRACATMARQPKLSKALVRAMASPDAGVRSSGGAVRSSIADVGDPILAHLDADTRADILAVLGHVWYSALITWANGRTDFDTVADELHRACRVLISPYNP
- the ilvD gene encoding dihydroxy-acid dehydratase → MTETHETDVDIKPHSRDVTDGFQKAPSRAMLRAVGMGDDDWVKPQVGIASSWNEITPCNMTLAKLAGHAKTGVRQAGGFPMEFGTITVSDGISMGHEGMRASLVSREVICDSVETVVFAERLDGFVGLAGCDKSIPAMLMAAARLDVASAMIYNGSTMPGNHNGEATDITSVFEGVGACALGTITSEELDEIERTACPGEGACGGMFTANTMSSIGEALGMSMPGSASPPAIDDRRDDDARRAGEAVVNQLKAGITARTILTKKAFENAIALTSALGGSTNAVLHLLAIANEAEVDLDLDDFNRIAAQVPHLADMKPGGRFHMTDLDRVGGVPMVMKMLLDAGHLHGDALTITGKTVAENLAEVDPPGPDGTVVHPFDAPIHTEGGINILTGSLAPKGSVVKVAGLTKEQMRFDGTARAFDGEAAAMKAILDGTIEPGTVLVIRNEGPKGGPGMREMLAITGALKGAGRGGDCALITDGRFSGGTWGFCIGHVAPEALDGGPIGLVADGDRILIDVHEFKLDLLVDDAELEKRRQAYTAPEPVYTRGVLAKFARLVQGAETGAITNPR